A window from Mixophyes fleayi isolate aMixFle1 chromosome 12, aMixFle1.hap1, whole genome shotgun sequence encodes these proteins:
- the LOC142109296 gene encoding acyl-coenzyme A thioesterase THEM4-like codes for MLQSCARLLRGGSATCLRSAQCRFSVAHDSLPYRHRDFSLPNATWSRNTQQLYDKFLELCKNGTWRRIPSYNATVHHIEGNPPAEREKRLFTRNIDQDGVGFEYSMFYNKAENRMICIFQPGPYLEGPPGYTHGGCIATIIDSTAGAGAVYNFGNVMTANLNINYKNPIPLGSTVIVDSQLEKVEGRKVYLRCQIRSHNDLIVHTEATGLFIKLDPDETECRRE; via the exons ATGCTGCAGAGCTGTGCCAGGCTGCTCCGTGGGGGCAGTGCCACCTGTCTCCGGTCCGCACAGTGCCGCTTCTCG GTCGCCCACGACAGTCTTCCCTACAGACATCGAGACTTTTCTTTACCCAACGCCACGTGGAGCCGGAACACGCAGCAACTGTACGACAAGTTTCTGGAGCTCTGTAAAAACGGAACGTGGAGACGGATCCCTTCATATAATGCGACCGTTCATCACATAGAAG GTAACCCTCCGGCAGAAAGAGAAAAACGCCTCTTCACCAGAAACATAGACCAGGATGGGGTTGGGTTTGAATACAGCATGTTTTATAACAAGGCGGAGAATAGGATGATCTGTATATTCCAGCCGGGCCCTTACCTGGAGGGCCCCCCAGG ATACACCCACGGAGGCTGCATAGCCACTATTATTGACAGCACAGCCGGGGCAGGAGCCGTATACAACTTTGGAAATGTTATGACGGCCAATCTGAACATCAACTACAAGAA TCCGATTCCCTTGGGCTCTACTGTGATCGTGGACAGTCAGCTAGAAAAAGTAGAAGGTCGGAAAGTGTATTTGCGCTGCCAGATCCGGAGTCACAATGATCTGATAGTGCACACAGAGGCCACCG